The following coding sequences lie in one Methylotenera versatilis 301 genomic window:
- the hrpA gene encoding ATP-dependent RNA helicase HrpA — protein MLADRHALRRKLRDAADLQKLKDEKSVAKAQRLLGEVAQKVRTSQQKFASRLAGLPKPEYPLELPVSGKKDEIAAAITNNQVVIICGETGSGKTTQIPKICLELGRGVAGLIGHTQPRRIAARSVASRIAQELQSPLGEVVGYKVRFNDKLSESSYIKLMTDGILLAETQGDKFLNAYDTIIIDEAHERSLNIDFLLGYLKQLLPKRPDLKIIVTSATIDAERFSNHFVGAPIIEVSGRTYPVEIRYRPLGKAGFRAREIAETENSQFDLEDETIFGIARKAKTEARWLEEDDEEEAIEEAILDAADDLLRQGDGDILVFLPGEREIRDVADHLRKYQGRSAKLKHIEVLPLFARLSIEDQQKIFKSHSSRRIVLATNVAETSLTVPGIKYVIDAGLARMNRYSTRAKVEQLQIEKISQAAAKQRAGRCGRVSSGICVRLYSEEDFNGRPEFTEPEILRSSLASVILRMAALRLGDVTEFPFIEAPSSRLVSDGYLLLQELGAVDAKRQITEIGLQLARLPLDPRVGRMILAAKREGCLNEILIIASVLSIQDPRERPMDKREAADNAHAKFAGEGSDFMSYLKLWDFFDNALKTKKSNKDLLNQCHSNFLSFLRLKEWRELHSQIKQITDEMEFKCNEKEANFEQIHKALLAGLLGNIGFKDGDNDAYSGARGIRFYVAPGSCLKKTRPKWVIAAELVDTSKLYARCVAKIEPDWIEPLARGLTESQYSDPRWDRKMGMVNAWERVSLYGLTIIPKRRVHYGPINPKEAREIFIREALASGEFDTRAAFFTANERLIAEVEELEHKARRQDVLVDEHQLFAFYDAKIPADIFQAATFEKWREAAEKENPRLLYLTRDDLMRHGADAITAVQFPEMIMLDGVETHLKYRFEPGHVLDGVTATIPLALLNQLNPTQTEWLVPGMLREKLTYLIKALPKTFRRVCVPVPEFVTVFLDQNKVGEGVIKQILAAHIQRVTTLKISVEDWTEETPAHLLMNFSVVDDAGRELAMGRDWNALKKQLGSAAQLTFRNTSPDIEKTGLKQWDFGDLPQTLSFERDGLKVVGYPALEDDIDSVSVKLFDTEREAAVNLRKGICRLIRFELKEQMKQLEKSLPNFNQYALTLRNIMSPEDLREDMITAIADRAFIGEDELPRTNAEFMKLKQRARTRLPAVSEAIARQAQAIATEYQLLTVKQGQMTTTANRLKRDLDQQVGQLVYKGCFSQTPWEHLQHVPRYLKALRLRIEKHPANPDRDGKNAGSVGVLWQKWQDKVNALHQANQNIPQDLQNYRWLIEELRVSLFAQELKTPFPVSIKRLEKTWADMR, from the coding sequence ATGTTGGCTGATCGCCATGCTCTTCGTCGTAAGTTGCGTGATGCGGCAGATTTACAAAAGCTAAAAGATGAAAAATCTGTGGCTAAAGCACAGCGCTTGCTAGGTGAAGTTGCGCAAAAAGTTCGTACATCTCAGCAGAAGTTTGCCTCTCGATTAGCTGGTTTGCCTAAGCCAGAATACCCACTTGAGCTACCAGTCAGCGGTAAAAAAGATGAAATCGCGGCGGCTATCACCAATAACCAAGTGGTGATTATTTGCGGTGAAACGGGTTCTGGAAAAACCACACAAATACCTAAAATCTGTCTTGAGCTTGGTCGTGGTGTGGCGGGTTTGATTGGACATACGCAGCCACGCCGTATTGCTGCGCGTTCAGTGGCATCACGTATTGCGCAAGAGCTACAAAGTCCGTTGGGTGAAGTGGTGGGTTATAAAGTGCGCTTCAACGATAAACTTTCCGAATCAAGTTATATCAAGTTGATGACGGATGGTATTTTGTTGGCGGAAACGCAAGGCGATAAATTCCTTAATGCTTATGACACCATTATTATCGATGAGGCGCATGAGCGCAGTTTGAACATTGACTTTTTGCTGGGTTACCTCAAGCAGTTATTGCCAAAGCGTCCGGATTTAAAAATTATTGTGACTTCCGCAACGATTGATGCAGAGCGTTTTTCAAATCACTTTGTAGGCGCTCCAATCATCGAGGTTTCAGGTCGTACTTATCCTGTTGAGATTCGTTATCGTCCATTAGGCAAAGCGGGATTCCGCGCTAGAGAAATCGCTGAAACAGAAAATTCACAGTTTGATTTAGAAGATGAAACTATCTTTGGAATTGCTAGAAAAGCCAAAACAGAAGCGCGTTGGCTTGAGGAGGATGACGAAGAAGAAGCTATAGAAGAGGCGATATTAGATGCGGCGGATGATTTGCTACGTCAAGGTGATGGCGATATTTTAGTGTTTCTGCCAGGTGAGCGTGAAATTCGCGATGTTGCTGACCATTTACGTAAATATCAAGGACGTTCAGCGAAGTTAAAGCATATTGAGGTGCTGCCTTTATTTGCACGTTTAAGCATAGAAGATCAGCAAAAAATATTCAAAAGCCATAGTTCACGCCGTATTGTATTGGCAACTAACGTGGCAGAAACGTCGCTCACGGTTCCAGGTATTAAGTATGTGATTGATGCAGGGCTAGCGCGGATGAACCGTTACAGCACACGTGCCAAAGTTGAGCAGTTGCAAATCGAAAAGATTAGCCAAGCCGCTGCAAAACAGAGGGCAGGTCGTTGCGGACGGGTTTCAAGCGGCATTTGCGTGCGTTTGTATTCGGAAGAAGACTTTAATGGTCGCCCAGAGTTTACCGAACCTGAAATTCTGCGTAGCTCGCTAGCGAGCGTGATTTTGCGCATGGCGGCATTGCGATTGGGTGACGTAACGGAGTTTCCGTTTATCGAAGCGCCATCATCAAGGTTGGTGAGTGATGGTTACCTGTTATTACAGGAATTAGGCGCGGTAGATGCTAAGCGCCAAATTACAGAAATCGGCTTGCAGCTTGCACGCTTACCTTTAGATCCACGAGTGGGACGCATGATTTTAGCCGCTAAGCGTGAAGGCTGCTTGAACGAGATATTGATTATAGCCAGCGTGTTGAGCATTCAAGACCCGCGTGAGCGCCCAATGGATAAACGTGAAGCAGCGGATAATGCCCACGCCAAGTTTGCAGGTGAAGGTTCAGATTTTATGAGCTACCTTAAGCTTTGGGACTTTTTTGATAACGCGTTGAAAACCAAAAAATCGAACAAGGATTTGCTAAACCAGTGCCATAGCAATTTCTTATCATTTTTACGCTTAAAAGAATGGCGTGAGTTGCATAGCCAAATCAAGCAAATTACCGACGAAATGGAATTTAAATGCAACGAAAAAGAAGCTAATTTTGAGCAGATACATAAAGCCTTATTAGCTGGTTTACTGGGTAATATCGGTTTTAAAGATGGTGATAACGATGCTTATTCAGGTGCACGTGGTATTCGTTTTTATGTTGCCCCCGGTTCTTGCCTCAAAAAGACTCGTCCAAAATGGGTGATTGCTGCGGAGTTGGTAGATACCTCTAAGCTTTATGCGCGTTGCGTGGCAAAGATAGAGCCTGATTGGATTGAGCCGTTAGCGCGAGGTTTAACAGAAAGCCAATATTCTGATCCGCGTTGGGATAGAAAAATGGGTATGGTCAATGCGTGGGAGCGCGTTTCGCTGTATGGCTTAACGATTATTCCTAAGCGACGCGTGCATTACGGGCCAATCAATCCTAAAGAGGCGCGCGAAATATTCATTCGCGAAGCGTTGGCAAGTGGTGAATTTGATACCAGAGCTGCATTTTTCACTGCAAATGAACGCTTAATCGCTGAAGTTGAAGAGTTGGAACATAAGGCACGTCGGCAAGATGTGCTAGTAGATGAGCATCAGTTGTTTGCCTTTTATGACGCAAAGATTCCTGCTGATATTTTTCAGGCAGCAACTTTTGAAAAGTGGCGTGAAGCCGCTGAAAAAGAAAACCCAAGGTTGCTGTATCTGACTCGTGATGACTTGATGCGTCATGGTGCAGATGCCATTACTGCTGTGCAGTTTCCTGAAATGATTATGTTGGATGGCGTTGAAACGCACCTGAAATATCGCTTCGAGCCAGGTCACGTGTTGGATGGCGTCACGGCGACTATACCGTTGGCTTTGTTGAATCAGCTTAATCCAACGCAAACTGAGTGGTTAGTTCCCGGCATGCTGCGTGAAAAGCTGACTTATTTAATTAAAGCATTGCCTAAAACTTTCCGCCGCGTTTGCGTGCCTGTACCTGAGTTTGTCACGGTATTTTTAGATCAGAATAAGGTGGGTGAAGGTGTAATTAAACAGATTCTTGCAGCGCATATTCAACGTGTGACTACGCTAAAAATCTCAGTAGAAGATTGGACTGAAGAAACGCCAGCTCACTTACTGATGAACTTTAGTGTTGTCGATGATGCAGGTCGTGAACTTGCTATGGGGCGCGATTGGAATGCACTTAAAAAACAATTAGGTTCAGCTGCGCAACTCACTTTTAGAAATACTTCACCAGACATTGAAAAAACGGGTCTAAAGCAATGGGATTTTGGTGATTTACCGCAAACCTTAAGTTTTGAGCGTGATGGTTTAAAGGTGGTGGGATATCCTGCACTAGAAGATGATATTGATAGCGTTTCTGTGAAGCTTTTTGATACTGAGCGCGAGGCGGCTGTAAATCTACGTAAAGGTATTTGCCGATTAATTCGTTTTGAGTTAAAAGAACAAATGAAGCAGCTTGAAAAAAGCCTGCCAAATTTTAATCAATACGCCTTAACACTTAGAAACATAATGTCGCCAGAAGATTTACGTGAAGATATGATTACTGCCATTGCCGACCGCGCCTTTATTGGTGAAGACGAGTTGCCGCGCACTAATGCTGAGTTTATGAAGTTGAAACAACGCGCCAGAACACGTCTACCAGCCGTTAGCGAGGCGATAGCAAGGCAAGCGCAGGCGATTGCCACTGAATATCAACTGCTTACAGTGAAGCAAGGTCAAATGACGACCACAGCCAATCGATTAAAACGCGACTTGGATCAACAAGTCGGACAACTGGTTTACAAGGGTTGTTTTAGCCAAACGCCGTGGGAGCATTTGCAGCATGTGCCTCGTTACCTAAAAGCTTTGCGTTTGCGCATTGAAAAGCATCCTGCGAATCCAGACCGTGATGGAAAAAATGCAGGTAGCGTGGGTGTACTTTGGCAAAAGTGGCAAGATAAAGTGAATGCGCTGCATCAGGCTAATCAGAATATTCCACAAGATTTGCAGAATTACCGCTGGTTGATAGAAGAGTTGCGCGTTTCCTTATTTGCACAAGAACTTAAAACGCCATTTCCAGTGTCGATTAAGCGCTTAGAAAAAACATGGGCGGACATGCGCTAA
- the glnE gene encoding bifunctional [glutamate--ammonia ligase]-adenylyl-L-tyrosine phosphorylase/[glutamate--ammonia-ligase] adenylyltransferase translates to MITLDMILSENRMKSSDEAYVQHAIACSPFVAKLFTKDGGLLTDLLVNLHQEYQLSDMQNFLSDQNIFDETTLKQALRRLRQHVMARIIVRDLNGLADLTEVMRTTSSLAECAINASIDYLHTWLVDAFGQPVDVQGYPQSFIVIGMGKLGGGELNVSSDIDLIFAYASEGETTGEKSISNQDFFTRLAKKLIAAIDEITEDGFVFRVDMRLRPFGGEGALVSNLDALEEYYQNNGREWERYAWIKGREVTGGSQVSKLLKPFVFRKYLDFGAFASMRDLKIQIQRDVNSKGMHDNIKLGRGGIREIEFIAQVFQLIRGGQDASLQVKPTLSVLELLKNKGLLPEKTVAELSEAYVFLRNLEHRLMYVDDAQTQELPKGDEAKSRIAKAMRFADWEEFLAKLNAYRHQVQQHFDETFSDASTNQNGDENSLEIEKSIWNGAIVEQESVYALLKMGFVEAAETLRRLNTLHQSSRYRQLPVLSRQRFDALMPLVISQAAEMQNADTTMMRIIDLLESICRRASYLALLAEHPQAMQLLIKLCSSSPWLTNYLVQHPILLDELLDTRTLYAAPDFSVLRADLLTRLAEVKGDVEREMDVFRHFKHANIFRFAAQDINGELSPEKLSDYLSELAQLILSVSLEVIWPNVRGKHLEVPKFAVIGYGKLGGKELGYASDLDIIFLYDDDASEAGEIYARFAQRINNWFNSLTSAGLLYETDMQLRPDGNSGLLVSSVAAFKEYQMQKAWVWEHQAITRARFVAGDKQIGVAFEKIRIEVMTQQRDNGVLKLDVQSMREKMRSAQHIEANMFDIKHSIGGIIDVEFLVQYLVLVHAKQYPELTSNIGNIGLLRLLASLNIIAQDLADKVVLAYRDYRHSQHMLKLQGAAHLRVEVSAVSEHATAVKALWQKVFGD, encoded by the coding sequence ATGATAACACTTGATATGATTCTATCAGAAAACCGCATGAAATCTAGCGATGAAGCCTATGTGCAGCATGCTATTGCTTGCAGCCCGTTTGTTGCAAAATTGTTTACAAAGGATGGTGGTTTGCTGACTGATTTGCTAGTAAACCTGCATCAAGAATACCAGTTAAGTGACATGCAGAATTTTTTATCAGACCAAAATATTTTTGATGAAACGACATTAAAGCAGGCTTTGAGACGTTTGCGTCAGCATGTGATGGCGAGAATCATCGTGCGTGATTTGAATGGTTTGGCAGATTTAACCGAAGTGATGCGTACGACATCTAGCCTAGCTGAATGTGCAATTAATGCCTCGATTGATTACTTGCATACTTGGCTAGTAGATGCCTTTGGTCAGCCTGTAGACGTACAAGGCTATCCTCAAAGCTTTATTGTGATTGGCATGGGCAAGCTTGGTGGAGGTGAGCTCAATGTTTCTTCTGACATTGATTTAATTTTTGCTTATGCTTCTGAAGGTGAAACTACTGGCGAAAAATCTATCAGCAATCAAGATTTCTTTACGCGCTTAGCGAAAAAGCTTATCGCAGCAATTGATGAAATTACTGAAGATGGCTTTGTATTTAGGGTTGATATGCGTTTGCGACCGTTTGGTGGCGAAGGCGCGCTAGTCTCAAATTTGGATGCGCTAGAAGAGTATTACCAAAATAATGGTCGTGAATGGGAGCGTTACGCTTGGATAAAAGGCCGTGAAGTAACAGGTGGTTCGCAGGTATCTAAATTGCTTAAGCCATTCGTTTTTCGTAAATATTTAGATTTTGGTGCATTTGCCAGCATGCGTGATCTGAAAATCCAGATTCAACGTGATGTGAACAGCAAAGGTATGCACGACAATATCAAGCTTGGTCGCGGTGGTATACGCGAAATTGAATTTATCGCACAAGTTTTTCAACTGATTCGCGGTGGGCAAGATGCAAGTTTGCAAGTGAAACCTACGCTTTCAGTCTTGGAGCTATTGAAAAATAAAGGCTTATTGCCAGAAAAAACCGTGGCTGAGTTAAGCGAGGCTTATGTATTTTTGCGTAATTTAGAACATAGATTGATGTATGTGGATGACGCGCAAACGCAAGAGCTACCTAAAGGCGATGAGGCTAAATCCCGTATCGCCAAAGCCATGAGGTTTGCAGATTGGGAAGAGTTTTTGGCGAAATTAAATGCGTATCGCCACCAAGTGCAACAACATTTTGATGAAACATTTAGCGATGCAAGTACAAATCAGAATGGTGATGAAAACTCTTTAGAGATAGAGAAGTCCATATGGAACGGTGCCATAGTCGAGCAAGAATCGGTTTACGCTCTGCTGAAAATGGGCTTCGTTGAAGCCGCAGAGACATTACGTAGACTCAATACCTTGCATCAAAGTAGCCGCTACCGTCAGTTGCCAGTGCTAAGTCGGCAGCGTTTTGATGCCTTGATGCCTCTGGTCATATCGCAAGCCGCTGAGATGCAAAATGCTGATACCACGATGATGCGCATCATCGACTTGTTAGAAAGTATCTGTCGTCGCGCGAGTTATTTGGCTTTATTGGCCGAGCACCCGCAAGCCATGCAGTTGTTGATTAAGCTATGCAGTAGTAGCCCGTGGCTCACCAATTATTTAGTGCAGCACCCTATACTTTTGGATGAGCTTTTAGATACGCGCACACTTTATGCTGCACCTGATTTTTCTGTCTTACGTGCAGATTTACTCACACGTTTAGCTGAAGTTAAAGGCGATGTGGAGCGCGAAATGGACGTGTTTCGTCATTTTAAGCATGCCAATATTTTCCGCTTTGCCGCGCAAGATATTAACGGCGAATTAAGCCCGGAAAAACTATCTGATTATTTGAGTGAGCTCGCTCAGTTAATTCTCAGTGTGAGTTTGGAAGTCATTTGGCCAAATGTGCGTGGTAAGCATTTAGAAGTGCCTAAATTCGCCGTGATTGGTTATGGCAAGCTTGGCGGGAAGGAGCTTGGCTACGCGTCTGATTTAGACATTATTTTCTTATATGACGACGATGCATCCGAAGCAGGTGAAATCTATGCTCGCTTTGCGCAACGCATCAATAACTGGTTCAACAGCTTGACCTCAGCAGGGTTGCTCTACGAAACCGATATGCAATTGCGCCCGGACGGTAATAGCGGCTTGCTAGTGAGTAGCGTTGCTGCATTCAAAGAATACCAAATGCAAAAAGCGTGGGTGTGGGAGCACCAAGCCATCACTCGCGCACGCTTTGTGGCAGGTGACAAGCAAATAGGTGTAGCGTTTGAAAAAATTCGTATCGAAGTGATGACGCAACAGCGAGATAATGGTGTGTTAAAGCTAGACGTTCAATCTATGCGCGAAAAAATGCGCTCTGCACAACATATTGAAGCCAATATGTTTGACATTAAACATAGCATAGGCGGCATTATCGACGTAGAGTTTCTAGTGCAATATTTAGTGCTGGTGCATGCGAAGCAATACCCCGAACTCACAAGCAATATCGGCAATATCGGCTTGTTAAGGCTATTGGCATCACTCAATATCATCGCTCAAGATTTAGCAGATAAAGTTGTGCTGGCTTATAGAGATTACCGCCATAGTCAGCACATGCTTAAACTACAAGGCGCTGCACATTTAAGGGTGGAAGTGTCGGCTGTGAGTGAACATGCAACTGCCGTGAAAGCTTTATGGCAAAAGGTTTTTGGGGATTAA
- the acs gene encoding acetate--CoA ligase: MSIESVLHENRVFEPSADFVKNANVSGMSAYNALCKEATDDFQGFWAKLARELLVWNKPFTKTLNEDNAPFYKWFEDGELNVSANCLDKHLNTIPNKVAIIFEADDGSVTNVTFKELYHRVCQFANGLKKLNLTVGDRVIIYLPMGIDAVVAMQACARLGLTHSVVFGGFSAKSLNERIIDAGAVAVITSDGQFRGGKALPLKPAVDEGIAMGGCESIKNVVVLKKTGQEITWNQNGNANNIWWHDLIAGQADTCEPVMLSAEHPLFLLYTSGSTGKPKGVQHSSAGYLLHAMNSMRWTFDVKDNDVFWCTADVGWITGHTYVAYGPLAMGVTQVVFEGIPTYPDAGRFWQMIQKHKVSIFYTAPTAIRSLIKASETTASTHPKSYDLSSLRLLGSVGEPINPEAWMWYYENVGGGHCPIVDTFWQTETGGHVITPLPGATSLVPGSCTLPFPGIDIDVVDETGKDVPWGTGGLLVIKKPWPSMIRTIYNDPERYKSSYYPVDLGGKIYLAGDGAVRDAKTGNFTIMGRIDDVLNVSGHRLGTMEIESALVSNPLVAEAAVVGKPHDIKGESVVAYVVLKGQRPEGEELKKIVAQLRDWVGKEIGPIAKPDEIRFGDNLPKTRSGKIMRRLLRSLAKGEEITSDISTLDNPAILDQLKEVVK, translated from the coding sequence ATGTCAATCGAGTCAGTTCTTCATGAAAACCGCGTATTTGAACCTAGCGCAGATTTTGTAAAAAATGCCAATGTCTCTGGCATGTCAGCCTACAACGCTTTATGCAAAGAGGCAACCGACGATTTCCAAGGCTTTTGGGCGAAATTGGCGCGTGAGCTGTTAGTTTGGAATAAACCCTTCACTAAAACACTTAACGAAGATAACGCCCCGTTTTACAAATGGTTTGAAGATGGTGAACTGAATGTTTCAGCAAACTGCTTAGATAAACACCTGAATACTATTCCTAACAAAGTTGCGATTATTTTTGAAGCCGATGACGGCAGCGTCACTAACGTGACCTTTAAAGAGTTGTATCACCGCGTTTGTCAGTTTGCTAATGGCTTAAAAAAGCTAAACCTCACCGTGGGCGATCGTGTGATTATTTATTTACCAATGGGTATTGATGCCGTAGTGGCAATGCAAGCTTGTGCACGTTTAGGTTTAACACACTCTGTGGTGTTCGGCGGTTTTTCAGCTAAAAGCTTAAATGAACGTATTATTGATGCTGGTGCTGTGGCCGTGATTACTTCTGATGGTCAATTTCGCGGCGGTAAAGCACTGCCACTAAAACCTGCGGTAGATGAAGGCATCGCAATGGGTGGCTGTGAATCAATTAAAAATGTAGTGGTTTTGAAAAAAACTGGTCAAGAGATTACCTGGAATCAAAATGGGAATGCTAACAACATCTGGTGGCACGACTTAATTGCTGGGCAAGCAGACACATGTGAACCAGTCATGTTGAGCGCAGAACATCCTCTATTCTTACTTTACACATCAGGCAGCACAGGCAAACCTAAAGGCGTGCAGCATTCATCTGCCGGTTATCTATTACACGCCATGAACAGCATGCGCTGGACATTCGACGTAAAAGACAATGACGTGTTTTGGTGTACTGCTGACGTAGGTTGGATTACAGGTCATACCTATGTGGCATATGGTCCACTCGCCATGGGCGTGACTCAAGTTGTGTTTGAAGGTATTCCTACTTATCCAGATGCGGGTCGCTTCTGGCAAATGATACAAAAACATAAAGTGTCGATTTTTTACACTGCCCCAACAGCAATTCGCTCACTGATTAAGGCATCTGAAACAACTGCCAGCACGCATCCGAAGAGCTATGATTTAAGCAGCTTGCGCCTGCTTGGTTCGGTAGGCGAGCCTATCAACCCAGAAGCATGGATGTGGTATTACGAAAACGTGGGTGGAGGCCACTGCCCAATTGTTGACACCTTCTGGCAAACTGAAACTGGCGGTCACGTGATTACACCGTTACCTGGCGCGACCTCACTCGTTCCAGGCTCTTGCACACTACCATTCCCAGGTATAGACATTGATGTGGTAGATGAAACAGGTAAAGACGTGCCTTGGGGTACGGGTGGCTTATTAGTCATTAAAAAACCTTGGCCTTCAATGATACGAACCATTTACAACGACCCTGAGCGCTACAAATCTAGCTATTACCCAGTGGACTTGGGCGGCAAAATTTACCTAGCTGGTGATGGTGCAGTTCGCGATGCGAAAACAGGTAACTTCACCATCATGGGTCGTATCGATGACGTATTGAACGTATCTGGCCACCGCTTAGGCACGATGGAAATTGAATCAGCCTTGGTTTCAAACCCATTGGTTGCTGAAGCCGCCGTAGTTGGCAAACCACATGACATTAAAGGCGAGTCAGTTGTGGCCTATGTTGTGTTAAAAGGTCAACGTCCTGAAGGCGAAGAACTGAAAAAAATCGTCGCGCAACTACGTGATTGGGTAGGTAAAGAAATTGGCCCGATTGCTAAACCAGATGAAATTCGTTTTGGTGACAATTTACCGAAAACTCGCTCAGGCAAAATTATGCGTAGGTTGTTACGCAGCTTAGCGAAAGGCGAAGAAATTACTTCAGATATTTCTACACTAGATAACCCGGCGATTTTGGATCAACTGAAAGAAGTGGTGAAATAA
- a CDS encoding methanol/ethanol family PQQ-dependent dehydrogenase — MPPSPRHCLSILGLFSLFIAPAYASDDLQKHLQNDKEWTHPRKDYANTGYSGLHQIQAKNINKLKLAWTFSTGVNRGHEGSPIVLGSTMYLHTAFPNNIYALDLNNNQKILWSYFPKQNPQTQALLCCDTVNRGLGYGDGKIFLQQNDGILVALDAKTGKLIWQTKVNDIKTGASNTNAPHVMKDKVITGCSGGEYGVRCFIAAYNIKDGSLAWKAYSTGPDSETLIGAGFNEANPHYSALSTYQDVNGGNKEDGSFKALTKEQLKFPEADLGVRTWLKPQANQDGWQHGGGPVWGYFSYDPKLNLLYYGTGNPSVWNADVRPGDNKWAMTIFARDLDTGMAKWGYQMTPHDEWDYDGINEVILWDANNKKLATHFDRNGFGYTFDRTNGSLLVVAKMHPFVNWATSVDLSTGIPQKDPKYSAHQDTTTKNVCPAALGVKDQQPAAYSPKTKLFYVPLNHLCMDYDVVEAKYTAGQPWVGAGLTMHPGPDGVTGGFMAWNGLTGKSAWYNKEPYSIWSGAMVTGADLVFYGTLDRWFKAVDAKSGKSLWQFQVGSGVIGNPFTYSNKGKQYVGVMSGIGGWAGIAINLGLTEDSDGAGAAGAYRELTKWNAAPGGGAVSAFSL; from the coding sequence ATGCCACCATCCCCACGCCACTGTCTAAGTATTTTAGGATTATTTAGTCTTTTCATTGCACCAGCCTATGCAAGCGATGATTTACAAAAGCACTTGCAAAATGACAAGGAATGGACGCATCCGCGCAAAGATTACGCCAATACAGGCTACAGTGGCTTACATCAAATCCAAGCAAAAAACATTAACAAGCTTAAACTTGCCTGGACTTTTTCTACAGGTGTGAATCGAGGCCATGAAGGTTCGCCGATTGTGTTGGGTAGCACGATGTATCTACATACGGCGTTTCCCAACAACATCTACGCACTAGACTTAAATAATAATCAAAAAATACTGTGGTCATATTTTCCCAAGCAAAATCCGCAAACGCAGGCTTTACTCTGCTGCGATACGGTGAATCGTGGTTTGGGCTATGGCGATGGCAAGATTTTTTTGCAGCAGAATGATGGCATATTAGTTGCGCTAGATGCAAAAACTGGCAAGCTCATTTGGCAAACCAAAGTCAATGATATTAAAACTGGCGCGAGCAACACCAACGCACCACATGTGATGAAAGACAAAGTCATTACAGGCTGTAGTGGTGGTGAATACGGTGTGCGTTGCTTTATTGCCGCATACAATATTAAAGATGGCTCATTAGCTTGGAAAGCCTACAGCACAGGGCCTGATAGCGAAACACTCATCGGCGCAGGCTTTAACGAAGCTAATCCGCACTACTCTGCTCTATCTACTTACCAAGATGTCAATGGCGGCAACAAAGAAGATGGCTCGTTTAAAGCGCTGACAAAAGAACAACTGAAATTCCCAGAGGCCGATCTAGGTGTTAGAACTTGGCTGAAACCGCAAGCGAACCAAGATGGCTGGCAACATGGCGGCGGTCCTGTGTGGGGCTATTTTTCTTATGACCCTAAACTAAATCTACTGTATTACGGTACTGGCAATCCATCGGTTTGGAATGCCGATGTGCGGCCTGGCGATAACAAATGGGCGATGACGATTTTTGCACGTGACCTCGACACAGGCATGGCGAAATGGGGCTACCAAATGACACCGCATGACGAGTGGGATTACGATGGTATTAACGAGGTGATTTTATGGGATGCCAATAATAAAAAATTAGCGACCCACTTTGACCGCAACGGTTTTGGCTATACATTTGACCGCACTAATGGCAGTCTGTTAGTGGTAGCAAAAATGCATCCTTTTGTAAACTGGGCAACTAGTGTAGATTTAAGCACAGGAATCCCGCAAAAAGATCCAAAATATTCAGCACATCAAGACACTACGACTAAAAACGTCTGCCCTGCCGCACTCGGCGTGAAAGATCAACAACCAGCGGCTTATTCGCCAAAAACCAAGTTATTTTATGTGCCGTTGAATCACTTGTGCATGGATTACGATGTAGTTGAAGCTAAATATACGGCAGGTCAACCTTGGGTAGGCGCAGGGTTAACTATGCATCCAGGTCCAGATGGCGTGACTGGTGGTTTTATGGCTTGGAATGGTCTAACTGGTAAAAGCGCATGGTATAACAAAGAGCCCTACTCTATTTGGAGTGGCGCAATGGTCACAGGTGCAGATTTGGTGTTTTACGGGACGTTAGATAGATGGTTTAAGGCAGTGGATGCGAAGTCTGGTAAAAGTCTATGGCAGTTTCAAGTAGGTTCTGGTGTAATTGGCAACCCATTCACGTACTCAAACAAAGGCAAGCAATATGTAGGCGTCATGTCTGGCATTGGCGGCTGGGCGGGCATCGCTATTAACTTAGGTCTCACTGAAGATTCAGATGGAGCTGGCGCCGCAGGCGCTTACCGAGAACTAACCAAATGGAATGCCGCGCCGGGTGGCGGTGCGGTGAGTGCATTCAGTCTTTAG
- a CDS encoding DUF2934 domain-containing protein: protein MELSTVTQLLTKNHIPVFGIESKTKSKSEAKPKKESSISIKELSGEDRRCLVAESAYYKAEARGFESGHELEDWLAAEAEVTQ from the coding sequence ATGGAACTTTCAACGGTAACTCAATTGCTTACAAAAAACCATATTCCTGTGTTTGGTATTGAATCTAAAACTAAGTCTAAAAGTGAAGCTAAACCTAAAAAAGAATCCAGTATCAGCATCAAAGAGCTAAGTGGTGAAGATAGGCGTTGCCTAGTGGCTGAATCAGCTTATTATAAAGCGGAGGCAAGAGGGTTTGAATCAGGTCATGAGTTAGAGGATTGGCTAGCGGCTGAGGCTGAGGTGACGCAATGA